One stretch of Roseimicrobium sp. ORNL1 DNA includes these proteins:
- a CDS encoding glycosyltransferase N-terminal domain-containing protein, which produces MMVRFLVLLLYNCLQPLMFLAMAPKAWKKMKARGGKAYDLWQRFGHFDVDDENRVRALRSTGELWWIHAVSVGEVGIAVKLIRELRKRRPDLGFFVTTTTPTGLRQFEDFAAKCDGRVIPMYSALDDWRGVRRFLNLIQPSQLVLVEAEVWPNLVQACHARGIPVSLVNARLSPRSERRFRKVRFLVEPIYEMLDHVGVQEADDPQRFASALGIRPGCIVHTGSIKFDTAGEKEPVEQVAAFRALLSNIGITAERPILLAASTHSGEELALAKMYQRLRKDVPGVYYVVVPRHAERGEEIAKELEGVGLQVRLRSALGGEATASAGDVLVVNSTGELRAWQYLASVVVIGKSFLGTGGQNPAEAIVAGKPVVFGPHMENFSALKDLLLQHGGALEVADVDAAEVAIRSLMQSPQKGQQLALAGRKALDPHTGATVRTVDLLSGKN; this is translated from the coding sequence ATGATGGTGCGATTCCTGGTGCTGCTGCTCTACAATTGTCTCCAGCCCCTGATGTTCCTGGCCATGGCGCCCAAAGCCTGGAAGAAGATGAAAGCGCGCGGGGGGAAGGCGTATGATCTCTGGCAGAGGTTCGGGCACTTTGATGTTGATGACGAAAACAGGGTGCGTGCTCTTCGCAGTACCGGCGAGCTGTGGTGGATTCACGCGGTGAGCGTGGGTGAGGTGGGCATTGCGGTGAAGCTCATCCGTGAGCTGCGCAAGCGGCGTCCGGACCTTGGCTTCTTCGTGACCACGACCACGCCGACCGGACTGCGGCAGTTTGAGGACTTTGCTGCGAAGTGTGACGGGCGGGTGATCCCCATGTACAGCGCGCTGGATGACTGGCGTGGCGTGCGTCGTTTTCTGAACCTGATTCAGCCGAGCCAGCTCGTGCTGGTGGAAGCGGAGGTGTGGCCGAATCTGGTGCAGGCCTGTCATGCACGCGGCATCCCAGTGAGCCTGGTGAATGCACGCCTCTCCCCGCGATCTGAGCGGCGCTTCCGCAAGGTGCGTTTCCTGGTGGAGCCCATCTATGAGATGCTCGACCACGTGGGCGTGCAGGAGGCGGACGACCCGCAGCGATTCGCTTCCGCGCTGGGCATTCGGCCAGGATGTATCGTGCACACGGGGAGCATCAAGTTTGATACGGCAGGTGAGAAGGAGCCGGTGGAGCAGGTGGCCGCATTCCGGGCATTGCTTTCCAACATAGGCATCACGGCGGAGCGTCCCATCCTGCTTGCCGCGAGCACGCATTCCGGAGAGGAACTGGCGCTGGCGAAGATGTACCAGCGTTTGCGCAAGGATGTGCCCGGGGTGTATTATGTTGTAGTGCCTCGTCACGCCGAGCGTGGTGAGGAGATTGCGAAGGAGCTGGAAGGAGTGGGCCTGCAGGTGCGGCTGAGATCCGCGCTTGGCGGGGAGGCCACAGCCTCTGCAGGAGACGTCCTGGTGGTGAACTCCACGGGTGAGCTGCGTGCCTGGCAGTACCTTGCGAGCGTGGTGGTGATTGGGAAGAGTTTTCTCGGCACGGGCGGACAGAATCCTGCGGAAGCAATCGTGGCCGGGAAGCCGGTGGTCTTCGGCCCGCACATGGAGAACTTCTCGGCGCTGAAGGATCTGCTCCTGCAGCATGGCGGGGCCCTGGAAGTGGCTGATGTCGATGCCGCCGAGGTCGCGATTCGTTCGCTGATGCAATCGCCCCAGAAAGGGCAGCAACTCGCTCTGGCTGGGCGCAAAGCCCTCGACCCTCATACGGGCGCGACGGTGCGCACGGTTGATCTTCTTTCCGGCAAAAACTAA
- the rsmD gene encoding 16S rRNA (guanine(966)-N(2))-methyltransferase RsmD has protein sequence MRIIAGSAGGIPVKVPPSVTRPTTDRVREAVFSMLGESVVEARVLDLFAGSGGMGLEALSRGAAQATFVEQQGQAASIIQDNLTRSRLKGGQIVKADAFAALRRLVEGGTRFDIIFADPPYAKKPGDIDFGMKLLADENLRTVLQPGGIFVLESMVTKGGDGAIAGWDVIRDRAYGSTRILILQLPTLHDGAIPGAAALQLSPAPDVPGHGAQSLEEDESARGEGV, from the coding sequence ATGAGGATCATCGCAGGAAGTGCCGGGGGCATCCCGGTCAAAGTCCCCCCCAGTGTGACACGCCCCACCACGGACCGCGTGCGTGAAGCGGTATTCTCCATGCTGGGCGAATCGGTGGTGGAGGCTCGGGTATTGGATCTCTTTGCCGGCTCCGGAGGCATGGGGCTGGAAGCGCTGAGCCGGGGTGCGGCCCAAGCCACCTTCGTGGAGCAGCAGGGCCAGGCCGCCTCCATCATTCAGGACAACCTCACCCGCTCGCGACTGAAGGGCGGCCAGATCGTAAAGGCAGATGCGTTTGCGGCCTTGCGGCGGCTCGTGGAAGGCGGCACGCGCTTTGACATCATCTTTGCAGATCCACCTTACGCCAAGAAGCCGGGTGACATCGACTTTGGGATGAAGCTCCTGGCAGATGAGAACCTGCGCACTGTGCTGCAGCCCGGAGGCATCTTCGTGCTGGAAAGCATGGTGACAAAGGGCGGCGACGGAGCTATCGCCGGATGGGACGTCATTCGCGATCGCGCGTACGGCTCCACCCGCATTCTTATCCTGCAACTTCCGACTCTACATGATGGTGCGATTCCTGGTGCTGCTGCTCTACAATTGTCTCCAGCCCCTGATGTTCCTGGCCATGGCGCCCAAAGCCTGGAAGAAGATGAAAGCGCGCGGGGGGAAGGCGTATGA
- a CDS encoding rhomboid family intramembrane serine protease, with translation MALHDRDYMRGRRSFRWKDLMPDAVTALILLNVAVFLLQHLFRMAVDERGRPWGTFSLAALMDGRVWTLFTHLFVHQGLVHVALNCTALFLAGKAVQALLGAKHFLYIYFLSGVVGAASQAVVGLALGQHPVVMGASAATYGTFLALAAMLPQESVSAMLHFVLPARLRFWTVAMCAMGVTSVLALAQITRVWPTEGSYFAHLGGALAGWWFVRLLGYGGPPVTYERMWNERQRTEEARAFAGVPRRKRAARVVEEPAALPPPVSTRDFIAREIDPLLDKIAEHGLDSLSSEEREMLDRAREEIMRRDQSGGTARK, from the coding sequence ATGGCTCTGCATGACCGAGACTACATGCGTGGGCGGCGATCCTTCCGCTGGAAGGATCTGATGCCAGACGCTGTGACAGCATTGATCCTCCTCAATGTCGCGGTCTTCCTGTTGCAGCACCTTTTCCGCATGGCGGTGGATGAGAGAGGCCGTCCCTGGGGTACATTCTCCCTGGCGGCCCTGATGGATGGCCGGGTCTGGACACTCTTCACCCACTTGTTCGTGCACCAGGGACTGGTGCATGTGGCGCTGAACTGCACCGCGCTTTTCCTGGCTGGGAAGGCAGTACAGGCCCTGTTGGGTGCCAAGCATTTCCTGTACATCTACTTCCTTTCCGGAGTGGTGGGTGCTGCCTCCCAGGCGGTCGTGGGTCTTGCCTTGGGCCAGCATCCAGTCGTGATGGGTGCCTCTGCTGCCACCTATGGCACCTTCCTTGCCCTGGCGGCGATGCTGCCGCAGGAGTCGGTGAGTGCCATGCTGCACTTCGTGCTTCCCGCCAGACTCCGGTTCTGGACGGTGGCCATGTGTGCCATGGGCGTGACCTCTGTTCTTGCCCTGGCACAAATCACCAGAGTGTGGCCCACGGAGGGTTCTTACTTTGCGCATCTCGGTGGAGCCCTGGCGGGCTGGTGGTTCGTCCGCCTGCTGGGCTACGGCGGGCCGCCGGTCACGTATGAGAGGATGTGGAACGAACGGCAACGCACGGAAGAGGCACGCGCCTTTGCGGGTGTGCCCCGCCGCAAGCGCGCCGCGCGAGTGGTAGAGGAGCCAGCTGCCCTGCCACCGCCGGTCAGTACCCGGGATTTCATTGCCCGGGAGATTGACCCGCTGCTGGACAAGATTGCCGAACATGGGCTGGACAGCCTGAGCAGCGAAGAGCGGGAGATGCTGGATCGTGCACGGGAGGAAATCATGCGGCGCGATCAAAGTGGTGGCACCGCGCGGAAGTAG
- a CDS encoding metallophosphoesterase family protein has protein sequence MKAAIVSDIHDNIWNLETILGQIHDSGAEVLLFLGDFCAPFTLAQLAEGFRGPIHVVFGNNDGDTFLISRVAAKHPQVTLHGQLAEIELGGRKVGLNHYPDIARRLAESGAYDAVFSGHDHQRYIHQIGHTLWANPGEVMGRFGQPGFGMWDTETMDFSHVDLAR, from the coding sequence ATGAAAGCCGCCATTGTAAGTGACATTCACGACAACATCTGGAACCTGGAAACAATCTTGGGCCAAATCCATGATTCAGGCGCGGAGGTGTTGCTGTTCCTTGGGGATTTTTGCGCCCCCTTCACACTGGCACAGCTGGCGGAGGGATTCAGAGGTCCGATTCACGTGGTCTTCGGCAACAACGATGGAGACACCTTTCTCATCTCGAGGGTGGCGGCGAAGCACCCGCAGGTGACCCTGCACGGGCAGCTCGCCGAAATCGAGCTGGGTGGGAGGAAGGTGGGGCTGAACCACTACCCGGACATCGCCCGGCGGCTGGCGGAGAGCGGGGCTTATGACGCGGTCTTCAGCGGGCACGACCACCAGCGGTACATCCACCAGATTGGCCACACCCTCTGGGCAAACCCGGGAGAGGTGATGGGCCGGTTTGGCCAGCCGGGTTTTGGGATGTGGGATACGGAGACCATGGATTTTTCACATGTGGATTTGGCGCGCTGA
- a CDS encoding cupin domain-containing protein codes for MDSTSAVTTATTGPLLIRHEGHTPRERSTCGWRDRLISREDASLSPAAWAHAVDIDGAKLHYHKRSTELYYVLEGSGSVLLDGVEQEVHAGSLVHIPPGVVHGARGRMRVLVVGIPDIAEDDYFEMEQV; via the coding sequence ATGGACTCCACCAGTGCCGTCACCACCGCAACGACTGGTCCGTTGCTCATTCGGCACGAAGGCCACACTCCCCGCGAGCGCAGCACCTGCGGCTGGCGGGACCGTCTTATCAGTCGCGAAGACGCCAGCCTCTCCCCCGCCGCATGGGCTCACGCGGTGGATATCGATGGCGCCAAGCTGCACTACCACAAGCGCTCCACCGAGCTCTACTACGTGCTGGAAGGCAGCGGCAGCGTGCTGCTGGATGGCGTGGAGCAGGAAGTGCACGCCGGGTCCTTGGTACACATCCCACCCGGTGTCGTCCACGGCGCCCGCGGCCGCATGCGCGTCCTGGTGGTGGGCATCCCGGACATTGCGGAGGATGATTACTTCGAAATGGAGCAGGTATAG
- a CDS encoding cupin domain-containing protein gives MSDEIASRRFVTAAEKVDFLSPWTLEEWLCRGDIVKNEHLLMVRANMEPGKDHPFHTHPTREEMIYIISGRAEQWVGKEKRILGPGEMAFIPMGEVHGTYNPFNERLVFLAILSPANAADPAIVDVSEQEPWKSLRQ, from the coding sequence ATGTCTGACGAAATCGCTTCACGCCGCTTTGTGACCGCCGCCGAGAAGGTGGATTTCCTTTCTCCCTGGACGTTGGAGGAGTGGCTTTGCCGTGGTGATATTGTGAAGAATGAGCACCTGCTCATGGTGCGGGCGAACATGGAGCCGGGAAAGGATCATCCGTTCCACACACACCCGACGCGGGAGGAAATGATCTACATCATCTCCGGTCGCGCTGAGCAGTGGGTGGGGAAGGAGAAGCGCATTCTTGGACCCGGGGAGATGGCTTTCATTCCCATGGGGGAAGTGCACGGGACGTACAATCCGTTTAACGAACGTCTGGTCTTCCTGGCGATTCTCTCGCCCGCCAATGCGGCAGATCCGGCGATTGTGGACGTGAGCGAGCAGGAGCCGTGGAAGTCGCTGCGGCAGTAG
- a CDS encoding arsenate reductase ArsC, with the protein MEARTLKVLFVCVRNAARSQMAEAWLNHLQPDLAQAKSAGFEPGILDPNTVQVMKEVGIDISNSPTKGVLDLFSRGERFDRVIGVSDQSADERCPFFPGLTERLFWSFPNPAHFEGTEEEKLDQTRALRDDIKAHIEKWAAEEKKRQAAVATHAQTQAQAEAKTQEAEAKA; encoded by the coding sequence ATGGAAGCTCGTACCCTCAAGGTCCTGTTCGTGTGCGTTCGAAATGCGGCCCGCAGCCAGATGGCCGAGGCATGGCTGAACCACCTCCAGCCCGATCTCGCCCAGGCGAAAAGTGCTGGTTTTGAACCCGGTATCCTGGATCCCAATACCGTGCAGGTGATGAAGGAGGTGGGGATCGACATTTCCAACAGCCCCACCAAGGGGGTGCTCGACCTCTTCAGCAGGGGCGAGCGCTTCGACCGTGTCATCGGCGTGAGCGACCAGAGTGCGGACGAGCGTTGTCCCTTCTTCCCCGGACTCACGGAGCGCCTCTTCTGGAGCTTCCCCAATCCCGCCCACTTCGAGGGGACAGAGGAGGAGAAACTGGACCAAACCCGCGCCCTGCGGGACGACATCAAGGCGCACATCGAAAAGTGGGCCGCCGAAGAGAAGAAACGCCAGGCGGCAGTGGCGACCCACGCTCAGACCCAAGCTCAAGCCGAAGCCAAGACTCAGGAGGCAGAAGCCAAAGCCTGA
- a CDS encoding CDP-alcohol phosphatidyltransferase family protein — MEPKDIGTGSRRELKTRNAKWAQALARKVDAMGITPNAVSVVSIVFAIAGAALMMTVSYACCKTAATLMWVGAAACIQLRLVCNLIDGMVAIEGGKKSVVGGLYNEVPDRIADPLFLLAAGYCNDWIIKLWGMPLGWIAAVLALMTAYIRVLGGTLVGTQSFIGPMAKQHRMAVLTLACLLSIGELWWRQDGKPAENVMTVALAIIVVGSLVTCWRRLRLISADLHKKASNTP, encoded by the coding sequence ATGGAGCCAAAAGATATTGGTACCGGAAGCCGCCGCGAACTCAAGACACGCAATGCCAAGTGGGCTCAGGCCCTCGCCCGGAAAGTAGATGCCATGGGCATCACGCCGAACGCGGTTTCGGTGGTCAGCATCGTTTTCGCCATCGCAGGCGCTGCGCTCATGATGACCGTGAGCTACGCCTGCTGCAAGACTGCTGCCACGCTCATGTGGGTCGGCGCGGCCGCCTGCATCCAGCTCCGACTCGTGTGCAATCTTATCGACGGCATGGTCGCCATCGAAGGCGGTAAGAAGAGCGTGGTGGGAGGGCTCTACAATGAAGTGCCGGACCGCATCGCCGACCCGCTTTTTCTCCTGGCCGCAGGCTACTGCAATGACTGGATCATCAAGCTGTGGGGCATGCCTTTGGGTTGGATTGCCGCCGTGCTCGCACTGATGACCGCCTACATCCGCGTGCTGGGAGGTACCCTCGTGGGCACGCAGAGTTTCATCGGCCCCATGGCAAAACAGCATCGCATGGCCGTGCTCACCCTCGCCTGCCTTTTGAGCATCGGGGAACTCTGGTGGCGGCAGGATGGCAAGCCGGCGGAGAACGTGATGACCGTCGCCCTGGCCATCATTGTGGTCGGCAGTCTGGTGACTTGTTGGAGGAGACTTCGTCTCATTTCAGCGGATTTGCACAAGAAAGCGTCAAACACTCCTTGA
- a CDS encoding lysophospholipid acyltransferase family protein codes for MWLRSSSVFLTRLITGVNPVWVDCPAPCGQLRVYFANHGSHLDFATLWAALPAAARECTRPVAARDYWGKTAANRAIAVGLFNSLLIAREGITRKDNPIEQMATAMREGNSLILFPEGTRSADGTMCAFKPGLYHLAAKVPEAEFVPVYLQNLNRILPKGHLLPIPLLSSVVFGAPLKLEPGEKKQDFLKRTQEAVVNLMPHATHAESL; via the coding sequence ATGTGGTTGCGTTCCAGCTCCGTCTTCCTGACCCGGCTCATCACCGGGGTGAATCCCGTATGGGTGGATTGCCCGGCACCGTGCGGGCAGTTGCGCGTATACTTCGCGAACCACGGCAGTCATCTTGACTTCGCCACCCTCTGGGCCGCCCTCCCGGCTGCCGCCCGGGAGTGCACCCGCCCCGTGGCCGCCCGCGACTACTGGGGAAAGACCGCCGCCAACCGCGCGATCGCGGTGGGGCTTTTCAATTCGCTGCTGATCGCTCGTGAGGGCATCACTCGAAAGGACAATCCCATCGAGCAGATGGCCACCGCCATGCGGGAGGGGAATTCGCTTATTCTTTTCCCCGAGGGCACGCGCAGTGCGGACGGCACCATGTGCGCCTTCAAGCCCGGCCTCTACCACCTCGCGGCGAAGGTACCGGAGGCGGAGTTCGTGCCTGTGTACCTGCAGAATCTGAACCGCATCCTGCCGAAGGGACACCTCCTTCCCATTCCCCTACTCAGCAGTGTGGTCTTCGGGGCACCGCTCAAGCTCGAGCCTGGCGAGAAAAAGCAGGACTTCCTGAAGCGCACCCAGGAGGCCGTGGTGAATCTGATGCCTCACGCGACCCATGCTGAGAGCCTTTGA
- a CDS encoding phosphatidate cytidylyltransferase, whose protein sequence is MFLAIINWSSQVSQNVMMVVFGVLIVASVIGFILSKTTKSESGKATVSNLNARTKSWWVMVLVLIGALSLSSPGTAIVFGLISFLALREFLTATPTRRADHWALFVSFFLIVPYQFYLVAVNWYGMFAIMIPVYAFVLIPMLTVLQGDVKDFLERNARTQWGLMVCVYFISHIPMIMNLKVETMRMGPGGLVLFLIAVTQGSDVLQYVWGKLCGKRPIVPKVSPKKTVEGFIGGVATASLLGACMFRLTPFNPWQAFLVAMLLCVTGFFGGLVMSAIKRERGIKDWGTLIEGHGGMLDRIDSLCFSAPVFFHILRYFFQPD, encoded by the coding sequence ATGTTCCTCGCCATCATCAACTGGTCCTCCCAAGTCAGTCAAAACGTCATGATGGTCGTCTTCGGCGTCCTCATCGTGGCAAGCGTCATTGGCTTCATCCTTTCCAAGACCACCAAGAGTGAGTCTGGGAAAGCCACCGTCTCCAATCTCAATGCCCGCACCAAGAGCTGGTGGGTCATGGTATTGGTGCTCATCGGAGCGCTGTCGCTCTCATCTCCCGGAACGGCGATTGTTTTTGGCCTCATTTCCTTTCTGGCCTTGCGGGAGTTCCTGACCGCCACACCCACCCGGCGCGCGGATCACTGGGCGCTCTTCGTGAGCTTCTTCCTCATCGTGCCCTACCAGTTCTACCTCGTGGCAGTGAACTGGTACGGGATGTTTGCCATCATGATTCCGGTGTATGCGTTCGTGCTCATCCCCATGCTTACGGTGTTGCAGGGGGACGTAAAGGACTTCCTGGAGCGGAACGCCCGCACGCAGTGGGGCCTGATGGTGTGCGTGTACTTCATCAGCCACATTCCCATGATCATGAACCTGAAGGTGGAGACCATGCGGATGGGCCCCGGCGGGCTGGTGCTCTTCCTCATTGCCGTGACCCAGGGTAGTGACGTCCTGCAGTACGTGTGGGGCAAATTGTGCGGGAAGCGGCCCATTGTCCCGAAAGTGAGCCCCAAGAAGACGGTGGAAGGCTTCATTGGCGGGGTGGCCACGGCCAGCCTGCTCGGCGCGTGCATGTTCCGCCTCACTCCGTTCAACCCTTGGCAGGCGTTCCTCGTGGCCATGCTGCTCTGCGTGACGGGCTTCTTTGGAGGCCTGGTGATGTCCGCCATCAAGCGGGAACGCGGCATCAAGGACTGGGGTACCCTGATTGAGGGACACGGGGGCATGCTGGATCGCATTGATTCCCTGTGCTTTTCAGCCCCGGTATTCTTCCATATCTTGCGCTACTTTTTCCAGCCGGACTAA